Genomic window (Chionomys nivalis chromosome 7, mChiNiv1.1, whole genome shotgun sequence):
CCCAAGTTTCCCAGTGTGGACCTGTGGGACCTGCCTGGCACAGGGGTCACATCCCAGAGCATGGAGAACTACCTGGAGGAGATGGACTTCAGCAAATATGACCTGATCATCATCATCGCTTCTGAGCAGTTCAGTTCGAATCATGTGAAGCTGGCCAAAGCCATGCAGAGCATGAGAAGGAGGTTCTATGTCGTCTGGACAAAGCTGGACAGGGACTTCAGCACAAGTGCCCTCCCAGAACCCCAGCTACGGGAGAACATCCTAAAGAACATCCAGGAAAACCTACAGAAGGAGGGGGTGGAGGATCCCCCCATATTCCTAGTATCCAACTTTAGTCCTTATTTTCATGACTTCCCAAACCTTAGAGACACACTGAGAATAGACCTCTCCAACATCAGGTACGCAGATTCTTTAGAGACTCTTTCTGGAATCTGTGACAGGAGCATCAGCGAGAAGGCGTTGTCTCTGAAGAATAGCATGCTCACAAGACCCCAGGAGACAGCTGTGAGCCGTATGTGTGATGCTGCTAACCTCCAGGAGAGTTTTGAAAACTACCAGAAACTCTTTGGTGTGGATGATGGGTCCCTTCAGCAGGTGGCTCAGAGGACAGGGGCACTGCAGACGGGCTGCGTGGCCGTAAAGTTCCAGGAGTTGCACACGAAGGACTGGAGGCTGAGGCTCATGATGAGTTTTCCCGTGTGCATGTTCCTCAGGTGTCTTGAAGTGTCGTGGTGGTATGGCCTGTGGAAATTTTTCACCCGTGGCTTAAgactctggagacagagcctCATCATTGAGATACTTGCCCAGAATGCCAAGACTGTCTCGAGGAATGTCCTAAAGGATAATACCCACCTTGCTGAAGTCCTTTGAGGAGGGTCTAACTAAACCTCAAGTGAAATTCTGGCAGCCTCAGGGTCTTCTTTTTGATTAAGAACCTAGCTATTTTCTAGAAATGAAGAACAATAGCAACGTGTTGTAGTAAGTCTTAATATCGTTAGAGGAGGTAAGAAAATTGCTCATCTTCCCACAGGCAACTCTAATACCCCGTTCCTTGGAAGAGCAAGTGTCCACCAAGATCATCAGCCACACTTTCCTAGCTCAGCACTTAGCACTGATGCTTCCAGTTTCATTTTCCTGCACGTGTCCATCAAATGGTGTTCCTCCTAAACCATTAAAGTTGTCTTCATCAAAACTGCTTCATTCTTATCTATATCTTTCCCTAGATACCCCGGTGGTGACTCAACTGGCCCAAGATGCTCTTATAGACTTGGAGGgtggagagggagatggaaacagTCCCTGAAAATCTACTGTGTGTTggggctgtgtgtgcatgtgtgagtgcatgtgtgtggtcacATGCACACCACAACATGTGGGGTCTGTATTCACTTTCTACCTTATAGGTTCTGGAGACTTAATTCaagtggtcaggcttggcagcaagcaccttaatCTGCTGAGCCCTATCGATGGCCTGCTGAAGATGTCTTTGTGTCTGGACAAACACATGATCAGTGTTCAAAGAGTCAGCCCTATGCCAGAACAGGGAAGAGTGGCTTCCTCATGGCCTAGACAACAAAGTTTGTGTATATTTCCTGTATTATAAAAAATCTCTGAGCTTAGGCAATATAAAAGGAAATCAGGTTTATTAACTCATAGTTCTGGAGCATGAGGAACCCCTGTGTGAAGTATCAAGTTGGCCTCTTGAGGTCATCACAAGGGCAGGAGTTCATGTAGAAGAGAATAGAGCACAAAAGATCCAGGTGCCAGGCTCCCTTTATCCTTCAAAGGCTCATTCTTAAGGGAAACAACTGAATCCTATAGATTGGTCCCTTCCTAAATCGATAACACTATGACCTAAATATCTCCTACTAGGTCACacctgaacatgtgtgtgtgtatgtgtgtgtgtgtgtgtgtgagagagagagagagagagagagagaaatagacacacacatacacacagagagagagagacagagagagaaagagaaagagagagagagagacaaagacagagacagagagagagagtgcttcaTGTGGGTGGAGGCTGCAACAGCACATCAGGGCTTAGCACAACTGattccatgatggaagtaccattcaggtCCTAAAACTCAGCAAGTAGATAGCACCAtttgacaaaataaacaaagacctAATTCATCAAAGTCATAGTTCTGGCAAATTCTCTAAATGTATTGATCTTGATGTTTGGCTTCTGTTGTTCCAGTTCTAGAtaattatgctttcttttttgagacaggttttctgtgtgtaacagccctgcctgtcctgtcctgtctttgtagaccagctggtcttgaacccagagatccacctgcctctgactcccaaatgctgcgattaaaggcgtgtgtcatatGCTCAGCCTGGCTTAATATTCTtattaactgaagtatgtcaacccaggatacagtttttgtgcttaaaaactCATCCTGAGAGAGGCTCctgggagatggtaaagacatagGCGTCTAACAATAAGGACACTCCATACaactggcttcagttagtttcagcagtcctagATGATGGGCCACAATTGCTGTGGAAATGTTATTTGTGAGGAgagggaaaaattttaaaagaacggggaaaagcaaaaggatttgagacttcccaagatcaaattcttggtgaggacGCTTATGCTGATACACAGGCCcaagctctttacaatgaacaaatcttgtccctatgccacaaaacAGCCTTAagtgcttgggacagaattcaagaaccaagaaaatgaattgaatcatataccagggttatagagggtcagagagaacactttagtgactttttacaaagattaactaaggctgtacaaataggagttaacagacccagatgctagatgagtacttattgactCTCtggttttgaaaatgccaacttagaatacaaaagatacttgggcttttagaggttagatcagcaccaatggattaatggatcctgcatacaatgaacattgagacatctGACTATAATattgaatcttgggtaggagaagcaatttccaaatgTCTGAGGGaacatcaaaatgtcaaatgttttctacattctttttgtttttgtttttcaagacagggtttctctgtagctttcgtagtttgtcctgcaactagctctgtagaccaggctggctcatactcacagagatttgcctgcctctgcttcccaagtgctgggattaaaggaatgcaccaccattgTCCGattcctaaatattttaattgtggtagaacaGGACACCTGAGAAGGGTTGTGGGTGTCCTAGGACATGAATAcaattactccagaatcttggcattcaaactggcctcttcaagaggcagatattcaatttctaggaattggaaccctatctcaagtaagaCAAAGCATgaggtgggttgaatgcatagggtcagaaggacagaaaggaaggctgaggtcatatgtggctaatattgtagtgaatttatggggtcatgacctgctgcaAGAATGGAAtgcccagattaacattcctgcagtcccagaaactcatatttctgggaaggatattataaggtacaaTACACAAAGGTTACCAGTCATTCAGGCTATACAAGAACACTAAGCAACTAGCAAAATTTTAGAGGTGCCAACACATCtccctttaaaatggttaattgagaaaccaatatgggttaaacagtgccCTTTGACAAAGAGAATCTTCAGGCTTTAGAACATCTGGTAtgggagcaactagatgctcaccacactgaagaatcaaccagcccttggaattctcctgtatttgttgtcaaaaagaaatctgggaaatggagaatggttacagatctaagagctgtcaacaaggcaattcaacctatgggccctctacagtctggaattcctctgccttctctattaccaaaaggatggcctcttatggTTATTGatgtaaaagattgtttcttcactatacctttacaagaaaaggacagagaaaaatttgccttcacaatgcctacttataatgactctcagcctactaggagataccagtgggctatcctcccacagggaaatctcaatagccccaccctatgCCAATTCTTTGTAAGTCATCCCTTGGatgtaaacaatttcctaaatctataatttaccattacatgaatgacattttgctatctgactCAAACTTTAGAAAGCATGTTTGGTGAAGTAAAGAAAGATTTGCCAAAATgggaattacaaattgctcctgaaaaaatacagagaggagattgtgtcaattacctaggttataaaataggtttacagaaaattagaacacaaaaggcacaaattaggagagccCGGTTGAGGACTCTTATGACTTTCAAAggttgttaggagacatttccagtctatgacctgCTGTTGGAATAACATCTGATCTAATAGTTAATTTAAACacaaccttagatggtgacaaagacttaaatagtcccagggaatttgCAGCTGGAGCTGAAAAGGAATTGATTGtcatttaagaaaaattacaggaggcacatgtggataggatgaatccaaatcttaattgcattttagTCATATTGTCTTTCAGAATTtcccctataggaattttaagcagagggaagatattatcttagaatggatctttttaccacataaaccaagtaaaaaattaaaaacttgtgtggaaaaggtctctgaaataaacataaaaggaaaactgagactttgtcaactagcaggaatagacccagtaGAGATtgtagtgccttttactactgataaatttaaatattatggaaagacaatgaaccttggcaaagagcttgtgctaattttttaggagaaattaaaagcaattatccccaaagt
Coding sequences:
- the LOC130877692 gene encoding immunity-related GTPase family M protein 3-like, coding for MMWLNEIWKAVTLFINMAKSLISPSSKSITANESFCTNQILRSQEVNKKIGEAVKEGNLLKLICVVNNIMQSMSRHPIRIAVTGDSGNGMSSFINALREIGHEEKDSAPTGVVRTTQKPALYSSPKFPSVDLWDLPGTGVTSQSMENYLEEMDFSKYDLIIIIASEQFSSNHVKLAKAMQSMRRRFYVVWTKLDRDFSTSALPEPQLRENILKNIQENLQKEGVEDPPIFLVSNFSPYFHDFPNLRDTLRIDLSNIRYADSLETLSGICDRSISEKALSLKNSMLTRPQETAVSRMCDAANLQESFENYQKLFGVDDGSLQQVAQRTGALQTGCVAVKFQELHTKDWRLRLMMSFPVCMFLRCLEVSWWYGLWKFFTRGLRLWRQSLIIEILAQNAKTVSRNVLKDNTHLAEVL